Proteins encoded together in one Cryptomeria japonica unplaced genomic scaffold, Sugi_1.0 HiC_scaffold_18, whole genome shotgun sequence window:
- the LOC131049423 gene encoding LRR receptor-like serine/threonine-protein kinase GSO2 isoform X1: protein MASRLFNKFLESLRTTQSSIHVKMKMKMALSLVCPLLLLFLSALPCYISLLHSPSYYSDQQALLSFKHSLSLHPNNSLSDWSPHHYLCNWTGVACSSRHQRVVSLNLTGMSLAGPISPFLGNLSFLRVLALRNNSFHGQIPSQLGNLFRLRVLRLSKNKLEGSIPSTLANCYSLQRLILSYNLLSGIIPSQLGLLSHLQILVLGVNKLTGIIPPSLGNLSSLVDLKLGENKLHGDIPIALSNCTLLQNLSLDSNTLTGVIPNKLGMLTQLRELYLSHNNLTGVIPIALSKCTLLQIVSLASNKLTGHIPNELGMLNQLRVLYLNDNNLTGVIPDSISNCTLIRVLQLNHNQLTGRIPSELGKLFQLEKLLLWGNHLVSGSRGLSFLTALSNCSSLKYLQLSENYLTGTLPSSISHLSSRLFSWTLDSNKIEGNIPNGIGNLTNLVILDLSNNHFSGSIPLALSHHPNLQKLFLDKNNLNGRIPESFGHAKRLGLLSLSENMISGEIPKSLGDLPQLRDLVLHHNQLSGRLPASLGRCITLEKVDLAHNKLEGNIPLEWAALENLQFYFDISNNLLQGSISVMSKMVMVQAIDVSVNNFSGNIPDVLSSCTNLLYLNLSCNSFDGLIPTSLTSLKNLQVIDLSSNNLSGTIPMAFQEMKMLQYINLSSNNLIGEVPKRGVFARIDKSAVSGNVGLCGDWIKLQPCFDSKHKQFLFSKKVIILVVISIAIFIMSSAVFLFFYRRNTNQNIPNLNFGPERISYEELVDATSGFSQTNLLGVGSFGSVYRGILKNGTNTAVKVLNLQDENAIRSFETECNVLKRVRHRNVIKIISACSNLDFRALVLPFMSNGSLERWLYPQGGHECRLNLADRLRIAKEIAQGMEYLHHYCFVQVIHCDLKPSNVLLGNDMTPHIADFGITKLLFENSMNSLTSTTALKGSIGYFAPEYGLGGSVSTKGDVYSYGILLLELLTRRRPTDTMFVEGINLPKWASIDFPNKIEEVVDNQLLRDVNESNKAMVLTCLSQFMQVGLVCTRELPQQRPNMMEIVERLEKITSAFLGTPRDFHLPINILPLLESTNEPRNCNSRSPKNWSTSTS from the exons ATGGCTTCGCGGCTATTTAATAAGTTTCTGGAGAGCCTGCGAACAACACAGAGTTCAATACACgtgaaaatgaagatgaagatggcttTAAGTTTAGTATGTCCCCTCCTCCTTTTGTTTCTCTCTGCACTGCCTTGTTATATTTCTTTGCTGCATTCGCCTTCTTACTACTCTGATCAACAAGCTCTTCTCTCTTTTAAACATTCACTTTCTCTCCACCCCAACAATTCTTTGTCCGATTGGTCTCCCCATCATTACCTCTGCAACTGGACTGGTGTGGCCTGCTCTTCTCGTCATCAGCGTGTGGTTTCCTTGAATCTCACAGGTATGTCTTTAGCAGGCCCCATCTCTCCTTTCCTTggcaatctctcttttcttagagtaCTTGCTCTCCGGAATAATAGCTTTCACGGCCAAATTCCTTCTCAACTGGGGAATCTTTTTCGCCTTAGAGTACTTAGATTGTCCAAAAATAAATTGGAAGGCTCCATTCCCTCCACTCTGGCTAACTGTTATTCTTTGCAACGTCTCATTCTATCCTATAACCTTTTGAGTGGAATTATACCTTCCCAGCTTGGCCTTCTCTCACATTTACAGATCCTTGTTCTAGGGGTAAACAAACTAACAGGCATAATCCCGCCTTCTCTAGGAAACCTGTCATCTTTAGTTGACTTGAAGTTGGGGGAAAATAAACTCCATGGTGATATTCCCATTGCTCTTTCCAACTGCACTCTTCTCCAAAATCTTTCCCTTGACAGCAACACCCTGACAGGAGTAATTCCTAACAAATTAGGTATGCTTACCCAACTCAGAGAGCTTTATCTTTCACACAATAATTTGACAGGAGTAATTCCCATTGCCCTTTCCAAATGCACTCTTCTCCAAATTGTGTCATTAGCTTCTAACAAATTAACTGGCCATATTCCTAATGAACTGGGTATGCTTAATCAACTTAGAGTGCTTTATCTCAACGACAACAACTTGACAGGAGTGATCCCTGATTCCATTTCCAACTGTACTCTTATCCGAGTTTTACAATTAAATCACAACCAATTAACTGGTCGCATTCCTTCAGAGTTAGGCAAATTGTTccaacttgaaaaacttcttttatGGGGTAATCATCTTGTGAGCGGAAGTCGTGGCTTGTCTTTTCTAACAGCCTTGTCTAATTGTTCCTCTTTAAAATATCTACAGTTGTCTGAGAATTATCTTACTGGCACTTTGCCCTCTTCTATTAGCCATTTATCAAGCCGACTCTTTTCTTGGACATTGGACTCCAATAAAATTGAGGGAAACATACCAAATGGTATTGGAAACCTCACAAACCTGGTAATATTAGATTTATCTAATAATCATTTCAGTGGTTCCATTCCATTAGCACTCagtcaccatccaaatcttcaaaagttgtttttggataaaaataattTGAATGGAAGAATTCCAGAGAGTTTTGGTCATGCAAAAAGACTTGGATTATTGTCATTAAGTGAAAACATGATTTCAGGTGAAATTCCAAAAAGTCTTGGTGATCTTCCACAACTAAGAGATCTtgttcttcatcacaatcaattgtCAGGGAGACTACCTGCTAGTTTAGGGAGATGCATCACTTTGGAAAAGGTGGATTTGGCTCACAACAAACTAGAAGGAAATATACCTCTTGAATGGGCAGCTCTTGAAAATCTCCAATTTTATTTCGATATTTCCAACAATTTATTACAAGGTTCTATTTCAGTAATGAGTAAAATGGTAATGGTCCAAGCTATAGATGTGTCTGTCAACAACTTCTCAGGAAATATTCCAGATGTGCTATCAAGTTGCACAAACTTACTGTATTTGAATCTTTCATGTAATTCATTTGATGGCCTAATACCAACATCACTCACAAGTCTAAAAAATCTTCAGGTTATTGATCTCTCAAGCAACAATTTGTCAGGTACGATCCCAATGGCTTTCCAAGAAATGAAAATGCTTCAATATATCAATCTCTCTTCAAACAACTTAATAGGAGAAGTTCCAAAGAGAGGAGTTTTTGCAAGAATTGACAAGTCAGCAGTTTCTGGAAATGTTGGCCTCTGTGGTGACTGGATTAAATTACAACCATGCTTTGATTCCAAACACAAACAATTCTTGTTCTCTAAAAAGGTGATAATACTAGTTGTGATTAGCATTGCAATCTTCATCATGTCTTCTGCAGTGTTCTTATTTTTTTATAGGAGGAATACAAATCAAAATATCCCAAACCTCAACTTTGGGCCTGAAAGGATTTCATATGAAGAGCTTGTAGATGCAACTAGTGGATTTAGCCAAACCAATCTATTAGGAGTTGGTAGTTTTGGATCTGTTTATAGAGGGATTctcaaaaatggtacaaatactgctGTTAAAGTTCTCAATTTGCAGGATGAAAATGCTATCCGAAGTTTTGAAACAGAATGCAATGTGCTAAAGAGAGTTAGGCATCGCAATGTGATCAAAATTATTTCAGCATGTTCTAACCTTGATTTTAGAGCATTGGTTCTTCCATTCATGTCAAATGGAAGTTTAGAGAGATGGCTATATCCTCAGGGAGGACATGAATGCAGATTAAATTTGGCTGACCGATTAAGAATAGCAAAGGAGATAGCacaaggaatggaatatctacatCATTATTGTTTTGTTCAAGTTATTCATTGTGACCTGAAACCCAGTAATGTGTTATTAGGGAATGACATGACTCCACATATAGCAGACTTCGGCATTACAAAACTCTTATTTGAGAATTCAATGAATTCATTGACTTCTACAACTGCACTAAAGGGATCTATTGGCTACTTTGCACCAG AGTATGGACTTGGTGGGAGTGTTTCAACAAAAGGAGATGTCTACAGCTATGGAATTCTACTTTTAGAATTGTTGACAAGGAGGAGACCAACAGATACCATGTTTGTAGAAGGTATTAATCTACCAAAATGGGCAAGTATAGATTTTCCAAATAAAATTGAAGAAGTGGTGGACAACCAACTGCTTAGAGATGTTAATGAGTCAAATAAAGCAATGGTGTTAACATGCCTTAGTCAATTTATGCAAGTAGGATTGGTTTGCACAAGGGAGCTGCCGCAACAACGTCCGAATATGATGGAGATAgttgaaagattagaaaaaataACAAGTGCATTTCTCGGTACTCCAAGAGATTTTCATTTGCCAATAAATATCTTACCTTTGCTTGAGAGTACAAATGAACCAAGAAATTGTAATTCAAGGAGCCCTAAAAATTGGTCTACATCTACATCTTAG
- the LOC131049423 gene encoding LRR receptor-like serine/threonine-protein kinase GSO2 isoform X2 has product MASRLFNKFLESLRTTQSSIHVKMKMKMALSLVCPLLLLFLSALPCYISLLHSPSYYSDQQALLSFKHSLSLHPNNSLSDWSPHHYLCNWTGVACSSRHQRVVSLNLTGMSLAGPISPFLGNLSFLRVLALRNNSFHGQIPSQLGNLFRLRVLRLSKNKLEGSIPSTLANCYSLQRLILSYNLLSGIIPSQLGLLSHLQILVLGVNKLTGIIPPSLGNLSSLVDLKLGENKLHGDIPIALSNCTLLQNLSLDSNTLTGVIPNKLGMLTQLRELYLSHNNLTGVIPIALSKCTLLQIVSLASNKLTGHIPNELGMLNQLRVLYLNDNNLTGVIPDSISNCTLIRVLQLNHNQLTGRIPSELGKLFQLEKLLLWGNHLVSGSRGLSFLTALSNCSSLKYLQLSENYLTGTLPSSISHLSSRLFSWTLDSNKIEGNIPNGIGNLTNLVILDLSNNHFSGSIPLALSHHPNLQKLFLDKNNLNGRIPESFGHAKRLGLLSLSENMISGEIPKSLGDLPQLRDLVLHHNQLSGRLPASLGRCITLEKVDLAHNKLEGNIPLEWAALENLQFYFDISNNLLQGSISVMSKMVMVQAIDVSVNNFSGNIPDVLSSCTNLLYLNLSCNSFDGLIPTSLTSLKNLQVIDLSSNNLSGTIPMAFQEMKMLQYINLSSNNLIGEVPKRGVFARIDKSAVSGNVGLCGDWIKLQPCFDSKHKQFLFSKKVIILVVISIAIFIMSSAVFLFFYRRNTNQNIPNLNFGPERISYEELVDATSGFSQTNLLGVGSFGSVYRGILKNGTNTAVKVLNLQDENAIRSFETECNVLKRVRHRNVIKIISACSNLDFRALVLPFMSNGSLERWLYPQGGHECRLNLADRLRIAKEIAQGMEYLHHYCFVQVIHCDLKPSNVLLGNDMTPHIADFGITKLLFENSMNSLTSTTALKGSIGYFAPEYGLGGSVSTKGDVYSYGILLLELLTRRRPTDTMFVEGLVCTRELPQQRPNMMEIVERLEKITSAFLGTPRDFHLPINILPLLESTNEPRNCNSRSPKNWSTSTS; this is encoded by the exons ATGGCTTCGCGGCTATTTAATAAGTTTCTGGAGAGCCTGCGAACAACACAGAGTTCAATACACgtgaaaatgaagatgaagatggcttTAAGTTTAGTATGTCCCCTCCTCCTTTTGTTTCTCTCTGCACTGCCTTGTTATATTTCTTTGCTGCATTCGCCTTCTTACTACTCTGATCAACAAGCTCTTCTCTCTTTTAAACATTCACTTTCTCTCCACCCCAACAATTCTTTGTCCGATTGGTCTCCCCATCATTACCTCTGCAACTGGACTGGTGTGGCCTGCTCTTCTCGTCATCAGCGTGTGGTTTCCTTGAATCTCACAGGTATGTCTTTAGCAGGCCCCATCTCTCCTTTCCTTggcaatctctcttttcttagagtaCTTGCTCTCCGGAATAATAGCTTTCACGGCCAAATTCCTTCTCAACTGGGGAATCTTTTTCGCCTTAGAGTACTTAGATTGTCCAAAAATAAATTGGAAGGCTCCATTCCCTCCACTCTGGCTAACTGTTATTCTTTGCAACGTCTCATTCTATCCTATAACCTTTTGAGTGGAATTATACCTTCCCAGCTTGGCCTTCTCTCACATTTACAGATCCTTGTTCTAGGGGTAAACAAACTAACAGGCATAATCCCGCCTTCTCTAGGAAACCTGTCATCTTTAGTTGACTTGAAGTTGGGGGAAAATAAACTCCATGGTGATATTCCCATTGCTCTTTCCAACTGCACTCTTCTCCAAAATCTTTCCCTTGACAGCAACACCCTGACAGGAGTAATTCCTAACAAATTAGGTATGCTTACCCAACTCAGAGAGCTTTATCTTTCACACAATAATTTGACAGGAGTAATTCCCATTGCCCTTTCCAAATGCACTCTTCTCCAAATTGTGTCATTAGCTTCTAACAAATTAACTGGCCATATTCCTAATGAACTGGGTATGCTTAATCAACTTAGAGTGCTTTATCTCAACGACAACAACTTGACAGGAGTGATCCCTGATTCCATTTCCAACTGTACTCTTATCCGAGTTTTACAATTAAATCACAACCAATTAACTGGTCGCATTCCTTCAGAGTTAGGCAAATTGTTccaacttgaaaaacttcttttatGGGGTAATCATCTTGTGAGCGGAAGTCGTGGCTTGTCTTTTCTAACAGCCTTGTCTAATTGTTCCTCTTTAAAATATCTACAGTTGTCTGAGAATTATCTTACTGGCACTTTGCCCTCTTCTATTAGCCATTTATCAAGCCGACTCTTTTCTTGGACATTGGACTCCAATAAAATTGAGGGAAACATACCAAATGGTATTGGAAACCTCACAAACCTGGTAATATTAGATTTATCTAATAATCATTTCAGTGGTTCCATTCCATTAGCACTCagtcaccatccaaatcttcaaaagttgtttttggataaaaataattTGAATGGAAGAATTCCAGAGAGTTTTGGTCATGCAAAAAGACTTGGATTATTGTCATTAAGTGAAAACATGATTTCAGGTGAAATTCCAAAAAGTCTTGGTGATCTTCCACAACTAAGAGATCTtgttcttcatcacaatcaattgtCAGGGAGACTACCTGCTAGTTTAGGGAGATGCATCACTTTGGAAAAGGTGGATTTGGCTCACAACAAACTAGAAGGAAATATACCTCTTGAATGGGCAGCTCTTGAAAATCTCCAATTTTATTTCGATATTTCCAACAATTTATTACAAGGTTCTATTTCAGTAATGAGTAAAATGGTAATGGTCCAAGCTATAGATGTGTCTGTCAACAACTTCTCAGGAAATATTCCAGATGTGCTATCAAGTTGCACAAACTTACTGTATTTGAATCTTTCATGTAATTCATTTGATGGCCTAATACCAACATCACTCACAAGTCTAAAAAATCTTCAGGTTATTGATCTCTCAAGCAACAATTTGTCAGGTACGATCCCAATGGCTTTCCAAGAAATGAAAATGCTTCAATATATCAATCTCTCTTCAAACAACTTAATAGGAGAAGTTCCAAAGAGAGGAGTTTTTGCAAGAATTGACAAGTCAGCAGTTTCTGGAAATGTTGGCCTCTGTGGTGACTGGATTAAATTACAACCATGCTTTGATTCCAAACACAAACAATTCTTGTTCTCTAAAAAGGTGATAATACTAGTTGTGATTAGCATTGCAATCTTCATCATGTCTTCTGCAGTGTTCTTATTTTTTTATAGGAGGAATACAAATCAAAATATCCCAAACCTCAACTTTGGGCCTGAAAGGATTTCATATGAAGAGCTTGTAGATGCAACTAGTGGATTTAGCCAAACCAATCTATTAGGAGTTGGTAGTTTTGGATCTGTTTATAGAGGGATTctcaaaaatggtacaaatactgctGTTAAAGTTCTCAATTTGCAGGATGAAAATGCTATCCGAAGTTTTGAAACAGAATGCAATGTGCTAAAGAGAGTTAGGCATCGCAATGTGATCAAAATTATTTCAGCATGTTCTAACCTTGATTTTAGAGCATTGGTTCTTCCATTCATGTCAAATGGAAGTTTAGAGAGATGGCTATATCCTCAGGGAGGACATGAATGCAGATTAAATTTGGCTGACCGATTAAGAATAGCAAAGGAGATAGCacaaggaatggaatatctacatCATTATTGTTTTGTTCAAGTTATTCATTGTGACCTGAAACCCAGTAATGTGTTATTAGGGAATGACATGACTCCACATATAGCAGACTTCGGCATTACAAAACTCTTATTTGAGAATTCAATGAATTCATTGACTTCTACAACTGCACTAAAGGGATCTATTGGCTACTTTGCACCAG AGTATGGACTTGGTGGGAGTGTTTCAACAAAAGGAGATGTCTACAGCTATGGAATTCTACTTTTAGAATTGTTGACAAGGAGGAGACCAACAGATACCATGTTTGTAGAAG GATTGGTTTGCACAAGGGAGCTGCCGCAACAACGTCCGAATATGATGGAGATAgttgaaagattagaaaaaataACAAGTGCATTTCTCGGTACTCCAAGAGATTTTCATTTGCCAATAAATATCTTACCTTTGCTTGAGAGTACAAATGAACCAAGAAATTGTAATTCAAGGAGCCCTAAAAATTGGTCTACATCTACATCTTAG